GATTCAGCCATTCAGGAAATCATTACCAGCTATACCCAGGAGGCTGGAGTGAGGAATCTGGAGCGGCAGATTGCCAGGGTTTGCCGCAAGGTAGCCTACAAGATAGCTACACGGGAGAACGGATTTCAACAGGAATTCATTAACCAGGAAAAGGTCCGGGAATATCTGGGGTCACCGAGAATTTTCCCGGAGGCCGCCCGGCGGACTTCTACGCCGGGAGTAGCCACTGGCCTGGCCTGGACCGAAAGCGGTGGAGATATTCTTTTTATCGAAGCCTTACGAATGCCCGGCAAGAAAGGATTGACTATTACCGGACAACTTGGCGAGGTCATGCAGGAGTCAGTCAAGACCGCATTATCGTATGTCCGATCCATTGCCAGCCGGTATGGAATCAAGGAGAACTTTTACGATCAGAGTGATCTGCATATCCATGTGCCAGCAGGTGCTATCCCGAAAGATGGACCTTCAGCCGGAACCGCCATCGCTACCGCTATTGCTTCTATCTTAAGCGGCCGCCCGGTGAAAAAAGAGGTGGCCATGACCGGAGAGGTCACTCTTGCCGGTCTGGTTCTGCCGGTTGGCGGCATTAAAGAGAAAGTCCTCGCTGCCAAGCGGGCAGGTATCAGGATGGTTGTTCTTCCTTTCCGGAACCGGGTCGATGTGGAGGAGATTTCTCCACAACTGATAGAAGGGATCGATTTTAAATACGTTGATCGAGTGGATGAAGTTCTGGACATCGCCCTGAGCGAGTGACGTAAGAGAACCACTCTCAAGCCGGAGGAGATATGCTCAAAGCAATCTCTCTTGCATTTGTCCCCATTTTTGTGGCTATGGACGCTGTGGGTGTATTGTCCGTGTTCATCGCCCTGACCCGAAGGCTGGCGAGAGCGGAGAGGCGTAAGATTATTCTTGAATCGATGATTACCTCTCTTGGGCTCTGCCTGGGGTTTATCTTTCTGGGAAAGGCGCTTTTCGCCTGGCTCGGCATCACCGGAGGGGATTTCATGGTGGCCGGTGGAATCATCCTTTTCATTCTGGCTATGGATGGCCTGATAACCCATGACAGGAGACGGGGAGTCCCGGTGGCAAAATATTCGGGCGTGGTTCCCATCGGCACACCTCTTATTGCCGGCCCTGCGGTTTTGACTACCCTGCTGATTCTGATGGATACCTATAGATTATCGGTAGTGATCAGTGCCGTAGCCCTCAATATCGCTTTAGTAGGCGTAGTCCTTGCCCTCTCGGACGTGATTCTATCGGTGATCGGCGAGGCAGGAGCTGAAGTTCTCTCCAGGATTGTCAATCTGTTCCTGGCAGCCATGGCCGTGATGATGATCAGGAAGGGTGTCAGGGAGCTTATTCTGCTTTCACGGTAGAAAATATCGACAACCAGGCAAGAGACTCACGTCACCGAAGGCTCGCTCTATTTTACCTGCTGGTTTCCAAGCTCTTCTTCAGATATGGTGTATGAGACACATTTACTTTTCTCGTTAGATATGGTTAATTAAGCGCTTACAGAGTAATGTGTATGTTCAAGTTATTCCCTTGAAATTACTTAAAACATCCAGTACACTATTTAATATTACTCCATTCTTAACAACTATGACGATGTCTGATATTGATATCCTCATCCTCGACCAGATGATTAAAAGTTTCGCCGGGAGGTATGACCAGCCCGAAAGAATGCTGAAGATAGACTGGCCCAGCTACCTCCAGTTCAACCACCTTGCGGGAGCCTGATTATGAGTGAAGAGAGAAGGATGTTGAACAAACTTGAAGTGTTGAACTTCCTTTCAGAACATAAGCAGGAGCTTATGGAGCGCTTTTCGGTTCGGAAGATCGGGCTGTTTGGGTCCTTCTGTCGTGACCAGGCCACCGAAGCCAGTGATATCGATATTCTGGTGAACCTTGACCAACCCACATTTGATCATTACCTGGATTTGAAGTTCTACCTTGAAGATAACCTGGGGCGGTCCGTTGACCTCGTCCTGGCTGATTCAGTCAAACCCCGCCTCAAGCCGGTTATCGCCCGTGAGGTAGTTTATGCGTGATTTCCGGCTTTATCTCGACGACATAATAGAAGCTATAAAACAAATTCGTTCCTACGTGCAGGATATGAGCATGGAGGCTTTTTCGAAGGATAGGAAAACGCAGGACGCCGTGGTTTGAAATCTTGAAATCATTGGTGAAGCAGCAGGCAAGCTGCCCGATGAAGTTTTGAAAAACGCCCCCCAAATCGAATGGCGCAAGATCAGATCGCTCCGCAATATCCTCGCCCATGAATACTTCGTGATCAACCTTACCATTGTCTGGGACGTGGTGCAAAACAAGCTGGGGCCGCTGGAAGCTGCCAGCCGTGGATTGTCGGCGAAAGCCTCGGAAACGGATGCGCCTTGAGGATTTGTAAAGGATTCATAGACAATGGCGAATTCAAGCAATCGAAGACAATTACCTATGTTCGGAGATAAAAAGCCGGAGTCACAGGAAGAAATCCTGGTACGTTAAAATGACCAAAAGATTCTACCTTTACGGAATTGGCGTCTGGTTTATCCTCCTGATACTGACGGTCATGTTCGGAGCATTCAGGGAGGCATTCTTTATTCCATACACCGGCATGAACGGCACCGTTGCACGGGCGATACTGCTGCCTGTGGCAATTGCATACACTCTCATAGTGACCTATCTGTTCTTGAAAAGAGCAAAAGGCTATACACAGAAAGATACGGTAATTCTTGGTCTTATGTGGCTGGTTCTGACTATAGGCTTTGAGTTCCTGTTCGGGCATTATATAATG
This is a stretch of genomic DNA from bacterium. It encodes these proteins:
- a CDS encoding MarC family protein, with the protein product MLKAISLAFVPIFVAMDAVGVLSVFIALTRRLARAERRKIILESMITSLGLCLGFIFLGKALFAWLGITGGDFMVAGGIILFILAMDGLITHDRRRGVPVAKYSGVVPIGTPLIAGPAVLTTLLILMDTYRLSVVISAVALNIALVGVVLALSDVILSVIGEAGAEVLSRIVNLFLAAMAVMMIRKGVRELILLSR
- a CDS encoding nucleotidyltransferase family protein, which encodes MSEERRMLNKLEVLNFLSEHKQELMERFSVRKIGLFGSFCRDQATEASDIDILVNLDQPTFDHYLDLKFYLEDNLGRSVDLVLADSVKPRLKPVIAREVVYA